Proteins encoded together in one Marispirochaeta sp. window:
- a CDS encoding ABC transporter ATP-binding protein, whose amino-acid sequence MKSPFGHIGGIIKLLEPRERRSLRFVFAGAVFMSMIQIIGVGSIMPFIAVAANPQTIHNNEYLSWAYNFFRFSSETTFLIVLGVGVLVFMLLTNVSKALYSYIKVRFTNMRRHSLALKLMRGYLSQRYPYFLQRNSYDLIRTITGEVAQMIQGNLIQFVELISMVIQVAMLTLFLFIVNPAGTAIMFGAIVLIYGLIYLGVRKLVKNIGYERYEMSMALARIVSEAFWGIKEVKILGVEKVFLDEFTPPSRKLAWNASKNEVISDVPKFTLEAIAFSSIMIFVLITMVRSGDFSEIAATVSLYAYAGYRLIPAVQGLFKALTKLRYGVGTADKLLKEFAEVEEGETLPSGTIEVLPFNRKITLDGIGFTYPEADRPVLNEISIDIARNDLVGFAGKTGSGKTTLVDIILGLHRPNEGRLLIDGTELNEENLRNWQKNLGYVPQTIYLSNDSIASNIAFGIRREDIDMDAVQRAAHMAQLDDFIEQELPRKYETEIGERGVRLSGGQRQRVGIARALYRNPGVLILDEATSALDVHTEEAVMKAIDALMGTKTIIMIAHRLSTLEKCHTIYLLDHGKIIDSGNHAELVLRNPYFSK is encoded by the coding sequence ATGAAATCACCATTCGGACATATCGGCGGCATAATTAAGCTGCTTGAACCGCGGGAAAGGCGGAGCTTACGCTTTGTTTTTGCCGGGGCGGTGTTTATGTCGATGATTCAGATTATCGGTGTGGGCAGTATTATGCCCTTTATTGCTGTCGCGGCAAACCCACAGACCATACATAATAATGAATACTTAAGCTGGGCTTATAATTTTTTCAGATTCAGCAGCGAGACTACCTTTTTAATTGTTCTTGGTGTCGGCGTCCTGGTTTTTATGCTGCTTACCAATGTGAGCAAGGCGCTGTATAGCTATATAAAGGTGCGTTTTACGAACATGCGCCGGCATTCTCTGGCCTTAAAACTGATGCGGGGATACCTGAGCCAGAGATATCCTTATTTTTTACAGCGTAACAGTTATGACCTAATCCGGACAATAACCGGGGAAGTTGCCCAGATGATCCAGGGCAATCTGATTCAGTTTGTGGAACTGATTTCCATGGTAATTCAGGTAGCCATGCTTACGCTTTTTCTGTTTATTGTTAACCCAGCCGGTACAGCGATTATGTTTGGGGCAATTGTACTGATTTACGGGTTAATTTATCTTGGTGTCCGCAAGCTTGTTAAAAATATTGGATATGAGCGCTACGAAATGAGCATGGCCCTTGCGCGAATTGTGAGTGAAGCTTTCTGGGGTATTAAAGAAGTAAAGATTCTGGGGGTTGAAAAGGTCTTTCTTGATGAGTTTACTCCACCGTCGAGAAAACTAGCATGGAATGCGTCAAAGAATGAAGTTATTAGCGATGTGCCAAAGTTTACCCTGGAGGCTATTGCATTTTCATCCATAATGATTTTTGTTCTGATAACCATGGTGCGTTCCGGAGATTTTTCGGAGATTGCGGCTACTGTTTCTCTGTATGCGTATGCCGGGTACAGGTTGATTCCGGCAGTCCAGGGATTGTTCAAAGCCCTTACAAAACTGCGCTATGGTGTGGGTACCGCGGACAAGTTACTGAAGGAATTTGCTGAAGTAGAAGAAGGGGAGACCCTTCCTTCAGGAACAATCGAAGTCTTACCCTTTAACCGGAAAATAACGCTGGATGGTATCGGGTTTACCTATCCCGAGGCAGACCGACCGGTACTGAACGAGATAAGTATTGATATAGCCAGAAACGATTTGGTCGGTTTTGCCGGAAAAACCGGATCCGGAAAAACCACACTTGTGGATATAATCCTGGGGCTGCACAGGCCGAATGAGGGCCGCCTGTTAATTGACGGAACAGAACTGAACGAAGAAAATCTTAGAAATTGGCAGAAGAACCTGGGATATGTACCGCAGACAATCTATTTAAGTAATGACAGTATTGCATCCAACATTGCTTTTGGTATACGCCGGGAAGATATCGATATGGATGCGGTACAACGGGCGGCCCATATGGCGCAGCTGGATGATTTTATTGAACAGGAACTGCCGCGGAAGTACGAGACAGAAATAGGTGAGCGGGGCGTACGTTTAAGCGGGGGACAGCGGCAACGGGTCGGAATTGCCCGGGCCTTGTACAGAAACCCAGGCGTACTGATTCTGGATGAGGCGACCAGCGCCCTGGATGTGCATACCGAAGAAGCAGTAATGAAAGCCATAGACGCGTTGATGGGCACAAAAACCATTATAATGATAGCCCACCGGCTTAGCACCCTGGAAAAATGCCACACTATATATCTGTTGGATCACGGAAAGATTATTGATTCCGGCAATCACGCGGAGCTTGTACTAAGGAATCCGTATTTTTCGAAATAA
- the rfbF gene encoding glucose-1-phosphate cytidylyltransferase, producing MKAVILAGGYGTRISEETHLKPKPMVEIGGKPILWHIMKLYSYYNVNEFVICCGYKGYIIKEYFANYFLHMSDVTFDMSNNQMTVHQHKAEPWKVTLVDTGETTLTGGRLKRVYEYIREEPFFCFTYGDGLANVNIQEQLVFHQNHGKKATVTAVKPPGRYGALETDEKSVVTGFREKPKGDGAMINGGFFILSPSCIDYIDGDHTSWEGDPMNQLAADGELVAYGHDDFWQPMDTLREKNLLERLWETGEAPWKIWK from the coding sequence ATGAAAGCAGTAATCCTAGCTGGTGGTTATGGAACAAGAATATCTGAAGAAACACATCTCAAACCGAAACCTATGGTTGAAATAGGTGGTAAACCGATTCTCTGGCATATAATGAAACTATATTCATATTATAATGTAAATGAGTTTGTTATATGTTGCGGTTATAAAGGATATATAATCAAGGAATATTTTGCAAATTATTTTTTGCATATGTCGGACGTCACATTTGATATGAGCAATAATCAAATGACCGTTCATCAACATAAAGCTGAACCTTGGAAAGTAACTCTTGTAGATACTGGAGAAACAACATTGACCGGCGGACGTCTTAAAAGAGTCTATGAGTATATTCGGGAAGAACCTTTTTTTTGTTTTACCTATGGTGATGGATTAGCCAATGTCAATATACAAGAGCAACTGGTTTTCCATCAAAATCATGGAAAGAAAGCTACGGTGACAGCCGTCAAACCGCCTGGTCGCTATGGTGCTTTGGAAACTGACGAGAAGTCTGTCGTTACAGGGTTCCGTGAGAAACCCAAAGGTGATGGAGCGATGATAAATGGTGGATTCTTCATTTTATCTCCCTCCTGTATTGACTATATAGATGGAGACCATACGAGCTGGGAGGGCGACCCTATGAACCAGCTGGCTGCGGATGGCGAGCTTGTAGCGTATGGGCATGATGATTTTTGGCAACCAATGGACACTCTACGCGAAAAGAATTTACTCGAGCGTTTATGGGAGACAGGTGAAGCCCCCTGGAAGATATGGAAATAG
- the rfbG gene encoding CDP-glucose 4,6-dehydratase: protein MEIVTNSLNPSFWKSKKVLVTGHTGFKGAWLTLWLQRLGADVTGIGLKPETEPNLFTCAKIEKLLKSYICDIRDDKKIAKIVQECSPDIAFHLAAQALVRKGYRKPKSTFSINVQGTVNILDSLRSVDNLRVVVAVTTDKVYKNIEHSYPYRETDSLGGYDPYSASKAAAEIAIACYRDSFFKEAGVSLSSVRAGNVIGGGDWAEDRLIPDAVRSWSNRFPLNIRRPDSIRPWQHVLEPLFGYMRTAEITWDNPGLADAYNFGPETNEAATVRQAIELARKYYSYNAVKWAKVPEGPHEAGWLSLEIAKARTVLGVAPRWSLDTAIEKTMTWYSNFLAGEKAGSLCYTDIEDFETSGQSNLL from the coding sequence ATGGAAATAGTCACAAATAGCCTGAATCCGTCCTTTTGGAAATCGAAAAAGGTTCTAGTAACCGGGCATACAGGGTTTAAAGGTGCCTGGCTAACGTTGTGGCTTCAGAGGCTTGGTGCAGATGTCACTGGTATAGGTCTGAAGCCGGAAACTGAACCCAACCTATTTACATGTGCTAAGATCGAAAAACTTTTAAAATCCTACATTTGCGATATAAGAGATGATAAAAAGATAGCCAAAATAGTACAGGAATGCAGTCCTGATATCGCATTTCATCTTGCAGCGCAAGCTCTTGTACGAAAAGGATATCGTAAACCTAAGTCAACCTTTTCAATTAATGTACAGGGTACTGTAAATATACTTGATTCATTGCGCTCAGTCGACAATCTACGTGTCGTTGTTGCAGTCACTACAGATAAGGTTTATAAAAATATAGAACATTCTTATCCATACCGGGAAACAGATTCTCTCGGTGGTTATGATCCATATAGCGCCAGTAAGGCTGCCGCCGAAATAGCTATTGCATGTTACCGGGATTCCTTTTTTAAAGAGGCTGGTGTATCTCTTTCCTCTGTCCGCGCTGGAAACGTTATTGGGGGCGGTGACTGGGCGGAGGATAGATTGATCCCCGATGCTGTACGGTCTTGGAGTAATAGATTTCCACTGAATATTCGTAGGCCGGATTCAATTAGACCGTGGCAGCATGTGCTGGAACCTCTATTCGGTTACATGCGAACTGCGGAAATAACCTGGGATAATCCTGGTTTGGCCGATGCGTATAACTTTGGTCCCGAAACGAATGAGGCGGCCACCGTTAGACAAGCAATTGAACTTGCACGTAAGTACTATTCTTATAATGCTGTTAAATGGGCGAAGGTGCCGGAGGGTCCTCATGAAGCCGGTTGGCTTAGTCTCGAGATTGCTAAGGCCAGAACAGTCCTGGGTGTGGCGCCACGATGGTCGTTGGATACTGCAATTGAGAAAACCATGACATGGTACAGTAACTTTTTAGCTGGGGAGAAGGCAGGAAGTTTGTGTTATACTGATATTGAAGATTTTGAAACATCAGGACAAAGTAATCTGTTATGA
- the rfbC gene encoding dTDP-4-dehydrorhamnose 3,5-epimerase, producing MSRFNIIETGIVGLAVIERERLGDNRGFLSRLFCANELNAAGWVKSIAQINHTYTQNKGTVRGLHFQHPPKCEMKLVSCIRGAVFDVAVDLRSESPTFLQWYAEELSAENNRALLIPEGFAHGFQSLTNDAELIYFHSEFYSPKHEDGILISDPRLSIDWPEKIHEISARDRTHKMLGENFKGINV from the coding sequence ATGAGTCGGTTCAATATAATTGAAACCGGTATTGTCGGTTTAGCTGTGATTGAGCGTGAAAGACTTGGGGATAACAGAGGTTTTCTTTCCAGGTTATTCTGCGCAAATGAATTAAATGCAGCTGGATGGGTAAAGTCGATTGCTCAGATAAATCATACATACACCCAGAATAAGGGAACAGTACGGGGTCTGCATTTTCAGCATCCTCCCAAATGCGAGATGAAGCTTGTCAGCTGTATTCGTGGTGCTGTTTTTGATGTTGCCGTCGATCTTCGTTCCGAATCCCCAACTTTCTTACAATGGTATGCCGAAGAGCTGTCGGCTGAAAATAACCGTGCATTGCTTATTCCAGAGGGATTCGCACATGGATTTCAGTCGTTGACCAATGATGCAGAACTGATATATTTTCACTCAGAGTTTTATTCGCCAAAGCATGAAGATGGAATTCTCATAAGTGATCCTCGACTATCAATAGACTGGCCTGAAAAAATCCATGAGATTTCGGCCCGAGATAGAACGCATAAGATGCTTGGAGAAAATTTCAAAGGAATTAATGTGTGA
- a CDS encoding class I SAM-dependent methyltransferase translates to MKCRHCNKELTYSLIDLGFAPPSNAYLEKKDLSKPEKYYPLRVKVCDHCWLVQTEDYAQADELFNADYAYFSSTSSTWLEHARSYARMITGKLNLSEKSLVVEIASNDGYLLKNFVEWNIPCYGIEPTDSTAEAAKRFNIPVIKRFFGESLAQELAQDRKKADLVIGNNVYAHVPDINDFTKGLKTILKDAGVITLEFPHLLNLLKYNQFDTIYHEHFSYLSLTSVQNIFSEFGLRVFNIEKLPTHGGSLRIYGCHVSDPRSTDDSVNILLQEETEFGLHDANTYTSLQARADLIKNELLIFLLEAKKNSKSIGAYGAAAKGNTLLNFAGLKTDLIQFVCDAAESKQGKFLPGSHIPIVSPEYLGECRSDYLIILPWNIADEVVRQNRALKDAGTMFVKFIPETEFV, encoded by the coding sequence GTGAAGTGTAGGCATTGTAATAAAGAGCTAACATACAGTTTAATTGATCTTGGTTTTGCACCACCTTCCAATGCTTATTTAGAAAAAAAAGACCTGAGCAAACCGGAAAAATATTACCCATTGCGGGTCAAAGTATGCGATCACTGCTGGCTGGTACAGACAGAGGATTATGCTCAGGCAGACGAACTTTTCAACGCTGATTATGCATATTTTTCAAGTACATCCTCGACATGGCTTGAACATGCACGAAGCTATGCAAGGATGATAACCGGGAAATTGAATCTCTCTGAGAAAAGTCTGGTTGTAGAAATAGCTTCCAATGATGGATATCTGCTAAAGAACTTTGTAGAATGGAATATTCCATGCTATGGCATTGAACCTACTGACAGTACAGCAGAAGCGGCTAAAAGATTTAATATACCTGTTATTAAGCGTTTTTTTGGTGAATCTCTTGCTCAAGAGCTGGCCCAAGACCGGAAAAAGGCGGATCTCGTAATAGGTAATAATGTGTATGCACATGTTCCTGATATAAATGACTTTACAAAGGGGTTAAAGACGATCCTGAAAGACGCTGGTGTAATTACTCTTGAGTTTCCACATCTGTTAAATTTGTTAAAGTATAATCAGTTTGATACTATTTATCATGAGCATTTTTCCTATTTGTCCCTTACAAGTGTTCAGAACATCTTTTCGGAATTCGGCTTACGGGTTTTTAATATTGAAAAATTACCAACCCATGGTGGAAGTCTACGTATCTACGGGTGCCATGTAAGTGATCCAAGAAGTACCGATGACTCTGTGAACATTCTTTTACAGGAAGAAACTGAGTTTGGGTTACATGATGCAAATACGTATACCAGCCTTCAGGCGCGGGCGGATTTGATTAAGAATGAGCTTCTGATCTTTTTACTGGAAGCGAAAAAAAACTCAAAAAGTATCGGAGCATATGGAGCGGCTGCTAAAGGAAATACACTCTTGAATTTCGCCGGTTTGAAAACTGATCTTATACAATTTGTTTGTGACGCGGCAGAATCAAAACAGGGGAAATTTCTTCCCGGAAGCCATATTCCGATCGTTTCCCCGGAGTATCTTGGTGAATGTAGATCTGACTATTTGATTATTCTTCCATGGAACATTGCCGATGAGGTGGTCAGACAAAATAGAGCATTGAAGGATGCAGGGACAATGTTTGTCAAATTCATTCCCGAAACCGAATTCGTATGA
- a CDS encoding DegT/DnrJ/EryC1/StrS family aminotransferase: MNKRILYTKPSITKLEVEYAADAASTGWGDKCYDYINRFEKSFAEHIGSKYAIATSSCTGAIHMGLSAVGIGPGDEVILADTNWIATAAPIVHLGAKPVFVDILPESWCLDPDEVEKAITSKTKAIIAVHIYGNLCEMDSLLSIGRRYNIPIVEDAAEAIGSAYHGKKAGSIGIFGTFSFHGTKTMTTGEGGMFVTNNRDLYEKVLTLSNHGRDRNQTRQFWPDMVGFKYKMSNIQAAIGCAQLERIDELISKKREILSFYKKHLCKIEGVSMNPEPEGTINGAWMPTVVFERFLGVTRERLQEAFHKENIDARVFFWPLSSQDMFEEVDNFNAYDIPERAINLPSFHDMNLEQQGAVISVIMGLFS, translated from the coding sequence ATGAACAAGAGAATTTTATATACAAAGCCATCAATTACAAAACTTGAAGTTGAATATGCCGCTGATGCCGCTTCTACTGGATGGGGTGATAAGTGTTACGATTATATTAATCGTTTTGAAAAATCTTTTGCGGAGCATATAGGCTCGAAATATGCAATAGCAACATCTAGTTGCACAGGCGCGATTCATATGGGTCTTTCAGCTGTAGGAATAGGACCTGGAGATGAAGTCATTCTCGCCGATACTAATTGGATAGCGACTGCAGCACCGATAGTACATCTGGGAGCAAAACCGGTATTTGTTGATATTCTACCTGAATCCTGGTGTCTTGATCCAGATGAAGTAGAGAAAGCTATTACATCCAAAACAAAAGCAATTATAGCCGTACATATATATGGGAATCTATGCGAGATGGATAGTCTTCTATCCATTGGCAGAAGATATAATATCCCCATTGTTGAAGATGCAGCCGAAGCAATTGGTTCTGCTTATCATGGTAAAAAGGCAGGATCAATAGGTATCTTTGGTACTTTTTCCTTTCATGGTACAAAAACTATGACTACTGGCGAAGGCGGAATGTTTGTCACAAATAACCGTGATTTATATGAAAAGGTACTGACCCTCAGTAATCATGGCAGAGATAGAAACCAGACCAGGCAATTTTGGCCGGATATGGTCGGATTTAAATATAAAATGTCAAATATTCAGGCAGCAATTGGATGTGCTCAGCTGGAACGGATAGATGAACTCATTTCCAAAAAAAGAGAAATTCTCTCATTTTACAAGAAGCATCTGTGTAAGATAGAAGGCGTTTCAATGAATCCAGAACCCGAGGGTACAATAAATGGGGCTTGGATGCCAACTGTAGTATTTGAGAGGTTTTTAGGAGTAACTCGTGAAAGACTGCAGGAAGCGTTTCATAAAGAAAATATCGATGCAAGAGTCTTTTTCTGGCCTTTGTCAAGTCAGGATATGTTTGAAGAAGTAGATAATTTCAACGCTTACGATATCCCTGAAAGGGCGATTAACCTACCAAGTTTTCATGATATGAATCTTGAACAACAAGGCGCTGTAATAAGTGTTATTATGGGGTTATTCTCATGA
- a CDS encoding formyltransferase family protein — translation MKILVLAEGNVGEKIVEHLRDEFVNHISAIVTVSNNSITELAKESGIETIVFRSSGELVERIENIGIDMGILAWWPYLIKEPFLSLPKKGFINTHPSYLPFNRGKHYNFWALVEQVPFGVTLHTIDDSIDKGKILAQRSIPYTWEDTGESLYYKAQEEMVELFKESIFDILNGNIVPVVPDYKKGSMHYSNELDIASEIDLEKKYTARELFNLLRARTFKGYPSCYFYDSNKKYEVRINIRRCENG, via the coding sequence ATGAAGATTCTTGTGCTGGCTGAAGGTAATGTGGGAGAAAAAATAGTTGAGCATCTAAGAGACGAGTTCGTTAATCACATAAGTGCAATTGTAACTGTGTCAAATAATAGTATAACTGAATTAGCTAAGGAATCAGGAATTGAAACTATTGTTTTCCGTTCAAGTGGTGAGTTGGTTGAGAGGATAGAGAATATTGGAATTGATATGGGTATTCTAGCCTGGTGGCCTTATCTCATAAAAGAACCTTTCTTGTCACTTCCCAAAAAAGGTTTTATTAATACACATCCAAGTTATTTACCATTTAATCGGGGAAAACATTATAATTTCTGGGCTTTAGTAGAACAAGTTCCGTTTGGTGTTACTTTGCATACAATTGATGACAGTATTGATAAAGGTAAAATACTCGCACAAAGAAGTATTCCGTATACGTGGGAGGATACTGGGGAATCACTTTACTATAAAGCCCAGGAAGAAATGGTTGAATTATTTAAAGAAAGTATATTTGATATTCTTAATGGAAACATAGTACCTGTAGTACCCGATTATAAAAAGGGAAGTATGCACTACTCGAATGAATTAGATATAGCAAGTGAAATTGACCTTGAGAAAAAATATACTGCGAGAGAACTCTTTAATTTATTGAGAGCCAGAACTTTCAAAGGCTATCCTTCCTGCTATTTTTATGACTCAAATAAAAAATATGAAGTTCGGATTAATATTAGGAGATGTGAGAATGGATAG
- a CDS encoding cephalosporin hydroxylase family protein, with translation MDRHLDFKKECEKEIRIMSGSDEFTKCTRDWLNTANSLKYSYHYNWLGRPIIQYPQDIVAMQEIIWNVKPDLIIETGIAHGGSLIFSASILALLDMCDAIETNQMLDPKRSKRKVVGIDIDIREHNLKAIQMHPMFSRIEMIEGSSIDPSIVSQVEKIASEYTNILVCLDSMHTHDHVLAELEVYAPLVSKGSYCVVFDTIIEDLPKDMFPDRPWSKGNNPKTAVWEYLKKNSDFEIDKMIDSKLAITVAPDGYLKRIESK, from the coding sequence ATGGATAGACATTTAGATTTTAAGAAGGAATGTGAAAAAGAGATAAGAATAATGAGTGGGAGTGATGAATTTACTAAATGTACGAGAGATTGGTTAAACACGGCCAATAGTTTAAAATATTCTTATCATTATAATTGGCTAGGAAGACCAATTATCCAGTATCCTCAGGACATTGTCGCAATGCAGGAAATTATCTGGAATGTCAAACCGGATTTGATAATTGAAACAGGTATTGCACATGGCGGATCGTTGATTTTCAGCGCATCAATATTGGCATTATTGGATATGTGCGACGCAATTGAAACAAATCAAATGCTCGATCCTAAGAGGTCAAAACGTAAAGTAGTTGGAATAGATATCGATATTCGTGAACACAACCTTAAAGCGATACAAATGCATCCAATGTTTTCTCGGATAGAGATGATTGAAGGGTCCTCCATTGATCCTTCAATTGTCAGTCAGGTTGAAAAGATAGCTTCTGAATATACTAATATTCTTGTATGTTTGGATTCCATGCATACACATGACCATGTATTAGCTGAACTGGAGGTATATGCTCCGCTTGTAAGTAAAGGGAGTTACTGTGTTGTTTTTGATACAATAATTGAGGATTTGCCGAAGGATATGTTTCCTGACAGACCATGGTCAAAAGGGAATAATCCTAAAACAGCGGTGTGGGAATATCTTAAGAAAAATTCTGATTTTGAGATTGACAAAATGATCGACAGCAAACTTGCCATTACTGTTGCACCGGATGGGTATTTAAAAAGAATAGAAAGTAAATGA
- a CDS encoding IS1380 family transposase — protein MVRQKSRSVKSKITNFQTTNEQFSGRAGLAPVSRYLDAVGITEILAKRFTFLKKNAKGTALNSIFHQIICYFFDGTDLHMSRFDHLKRDTGYAGVIETEAEEMISSHTAKRFFRSISIVRVWLFRKILKQLFLWRLSIEKPEIIKIGIDTMVLDNNDADVREGVEPTYKKVKGFQPLQVFWGRYLVDAIFRNGKAHSNHGNHVQRVVSHMARLIRRGYRDDVPIIFIADTGFFDQALLDHCERLKVGLIVGGKMYQDIKDTIDRMPDESFLEYQKGTKAWFYTEFGGRRKSWKTFWRTIYAKPITEDDGQVLLEYARPELIIYTNIGMNNEITRGILKAHKSDETEISPQAIINAYHFRARDELVNRALKDFGTEHLPFKRFASNAAFYYLMCISFFLFETFKYDIDSPAIKITWYAESFRRKVLDIAGQIIRTGRRIYLKLPEVTSAVLCFEQLWNQSGSISKIPPAPV, from the coding sequence ATGGTGCGCCAAAAAAGCCGATCCGTCAAGAGCAAAATTACCAACTTTCAGACAACAAACGAACAATTTTCCGGCCGTGCCGGGCTTGCCCCGGTCAGTCGTTACCTTGACGCAGTGGGCATCACCGAGATATTAGCGAAGCGGTTCACCTTTCTAAAAAAGAATGCAAAAGGTACTGCCCTGAACTCTATCTTTCATCAGATCATCTGTTATTTTTTTGACGGCACTGATCTGCACATGAGCCGGTTCGATCATCTGAAACGGGATACCGGCTATGCCGGGGTAATCGAGACTGAAGCAGAGGAAATGATTTCATCTCATACCGCTAAAAGATTCTTTCGCTCCATATCGATTGTACGGGTATGGCTTTTTAGAAAAATACTCAAGCAGCTGTTCCTCTGGAGGCTGTCGATAGAAAAACCTGAGATCATCAAAATTGGAATCGACACCATGGTTCTGGATAACAACGACGCCGATGTACGCGAAGGAGTCGAACCGACCTACAAAAAAGTAAAAGGATTTCAGCCGCTGCAGGTGTTCTGGGGTCGATACCTTGTTGATGCGATATTTCGAAATGGAAAGGCCCACAGCAATCACGGGAATCACGTTCAGCGGGTAGTAAGCCATATGGCTCGCCTCATTCGCAGAGGCTATCGCGATGATGTACCTATCATCTTTATCGCCGACACAGGATTCTTTGATCAGGCGCTACTTGACCACTGTGAAAGGCTGAAGGTTGGCCTGATTGTAGGCGGTAAAATGTATCAGGATATCAAGGACACCATCGATCGGATGCCTGATGAATCATTCCTTGAATACCAAAAGGGCACAAAAGCATGGTTCTACACGGAGTTCGGAGGCAGACGGAAGTCATGGAAGACATTCTGGAGAACCATCTACGCAAAACCTATTACCGAAGATGATGGTCAGGTGCTTCTTGAATATGCCCGCCCGGAGCTCATTATCTACACCAATATCGGAATGAACAATGAGATCACCCGTGGGATTTTGAAAGCACATAAAAGTGATGAAACTGAAATCAGTCCACAGGCCATCATCAACGCCTATCATTTCCGAGCTCGGGACGAGCTGGTGAACCGGGCGCTGAAAGATTTTGGAACAGAGCACTTGCCCTTCAAACGTTTCGCCTCAAATGCGGCTTTCTATTATCTGATGTGTATTTCATTCTTCCTGTTCGAAACCTTCAAATATGATATCGACTCTCCGGCAATCAAGATCACCTGGTATGCTGAAAGCTTCAGGAGAAAGGTGCTTGATATTGCGGGACAAATTATACGAACCGGCCGCCGGATTTATTTGAAGCTGCCGGAGGTAACAAGCGCTGTCCTCTGTTTCGAACAGTTATGGAACCAAAGCGGAAGTATTTCTAAGATACCACCGGCACCGGTCTAA
- a CDS encoding TIGR00180 family glycosyltransferase — MDNIAILIPTFNRHSFLIRQFDWLNQIGVEEVFALDGSEKRLECPEIFSKWYHHLPNMPYIERLKYGIDKVKQSMAVLCADDDYLYPEGLKNAVSFLEKNADYSVSYGQYFLVFPYKNRYGIKQLYGCNRSFGIHDNDHTNRLSVWMRDYMHSFYAPRQSDRMRAIIKSLPSNQETDEKKLGDSEAANLVELAFAITDAWFGKRMVSISDIYMVRQAVERNSVILGPDAVEEQYPQQFCSWIDEYCKKFSEYANTDYSTFRLFWSNGWREYRDYFIPKYIKKTSKNKQKINILKSFKKIIFRSIKRTIKKIFPKDSQAKRVLLLFPGIKEIVDHMNNYTNTLVDNGKVNFF, encoded by the coding sequence ATGGATAATATTGCTATTCTTATACCCACGTTTAATCGGCATAGTTTCTTAATTAGGCAATTTGACTGGTTAAATCAGATAGGTGTAGAAGAAGTTTTTGCCTTGGATGGATCAGAAAAACGATTAGAATGTCCAGAGATTTTTTCTAAATGGTATCACCATTTGCCTAATATGCCGTATATTGAGAGATTGAAGTATGGTATTGATAAGGTTAAGCAATCAATGGCTGTACTGTGTGCTGATGATGATTATTTGTATCCTGAAGGATTAAAGAACGCCGTCTCCTTTTTGGAAAAAAATGCTGATTACTCAGTATCCTATGGACAGTATTTTTTAGTCTTTCCCTATAAAAATAGATATGGAATAAAACAATTATATGGATGCAATCGATCCTTTGGTATCCATGATAATGATCATACTAATCGATTATCTGTATGGATGAGAGATTATATGCATTCTTTTTATGCACCTCGACAAAGTGATCGTATGCGGGCAATTATTAAATCATTACCAAGTAATCAAGAAACTGATGAAAAGAAACTAGGGGATTCAGAAGCGGCTAATCTTGTTGAACTTGCCTTTGCAATTACAGATGCATGGTTTGGCAAACGTATGGTTTCTATTAGCGATATCTATATGGTTCGTCAGGCCGTTGAGAGAAACTCCGTAATACTTGGTCCTGATGCTGTTGAAGAACAATATCCTCAACAATTCTGTAGTTGGATAGACGAATATTGTAAGAAATTTTCTGAATATGCAAATACGGATTACTCAACATTTAGATTATTCTGGTCTAATGGTTGGAGGGAGTATAGGGATTATTTTATTCCAAAATACATAAAAAAAACTTCTAAAAATAAGCAAAAAATAAATATTTTAAAATCCTTCAAAAAGATTATATTTCGTAGTATTAAAAGAACCATCAAAAAAATATTCCCAAAGGATAGTCAAGCAAAAAGGGTATTATTACTATTCCCAGGGATTAAAGAAATAGTTGATCATATGAATAATTATACTAATACACTCGTTGATAATGGGAAGGTTAATTTTTTTTAG